The nucleotide sequence GATCTTTCTGgatattattaggttggtgcaaaggtaaaTGCGGTCTTTAtcaaagtaatggcaaaacccacaattacttttgcaccaacctaatagtatttatttatttaaaaatttctgtagagatggggtcttgctgtgttgcccacggTTGTCTCAAACTcgtggactcaaacaatcctccctcctcagcctcccacagtgctgggattacaggtgtgaaccaccatgccaggccactTTGAGCTATTTTGAACAGCTGCCTCTCCCAGTGATTGCAAACCCTTTAATATCAAGGACTAGATCTGGCTGTCTTTTTAGTCTCTCAGCTCCTGGCACAGAATCACAAACAGATCACTTGGAAAGACCATCTGTTGTTTTGTCTGCccatgtttctctctctttattctccatccttaaaaaataaataaataaataggccaggcacagtgactcatgcctgtaattccagcactttgggaggcccaggttggtggatcatttcaggtcaggggttcgaaaccagcctggccaacatggcgaaacgctgtttctactaaaaatacaaaaattatctggagatggtggcgggcacctgtaatcccagctactcggaggctaaggcaggagaatcgcttgaacctgggagacggaggtcacagtgagccaagattgcaataCTGCACCACCCTTGgtgagagtaagactctgtctaaaataaaataataaaaaaatagaggtaGAGTAttgctttgtcatccagactCAGTGCAATGGTTtgggtcatagctcactgcagcctgcaacttctggactcaagcaatcctcccacctcagcctcctgaataacggggactacaggaacacaatatcctgcctggctaatttttgtattttttgtggagaaagGGTCTTAttatattgcccatgctggtctcgaagtcatgggctcaagctatcctcttgccgcagcctccaaaagtgctgagattacaggcaggagccactgcacccagcctcccttTTCTATTGATAACTACATCCCTATTTTCCTTGGAGAAAACAGCCCTTTTTCACTTGTGATTGTTAAGTTTAGGTCTCAACTTGACTAGATTAAGGAATACCTATgaggtgtttccagaagagattaccATGCGAGTGTGAAGGAAGGAAGTGTGGAAGATCTGTCCTCAGTGTGGGCAGGCACCACCCAATCAGCTCCCCCTAACCCACCATAGaacaaaacacagagaaataGCTGAGGTGGTCTCTCTCCTGGAGCTGAGATACTCTCCTCTTCTCCTGCCATGGACATTAGAACTCCAGCctctctggcctttggactctaGCTCTTACACCAGTGGCCTCatgggttctcaggcctttggccccAGGCTAAGAGTTACACCGTCAGCTTCCCTGAGTCTGAGGCTTTCAGACTTAGACTGAGCCAACCTCAGgcatcccagggtctccagcttgcagatggctcgCCATGGGACTTCTTAGCCTACATAATCAAATGAGCCAATTCCCTCATTCAATTCCCTCTTCTGTATCTACCTGTCCATCCATCCTATTGGTTGTCTCTCTGAAGAGCCCTGATGAATACCCCTCTTAATTCCACATTTCATGTGGGTTTTATAAGTAATCACATGACCTGTGTTTGGTCAGAGCCACAGTGATTTGGACATGTGACCTGTCAGGGTATAACAGCTGAGATTCTGGCTGGACAAATCTGGAAAGAACCTCTCTTTACTGGGGTTACTCACCTGTTAGTCCATAAGCCTGCTGCTATTTATGGTCACTTTTGCCACCACATGGGAAgaatctgattattattattatcatcattttgagacagagtctcactttgtcacccaggctggagtgcaatggcgtgatctcggctcaccacaatctccccatcctgggttcaagctattctctcacctcagcctcctgagtagttgggattacaggaacctgccaccatgcctggctaatatttttatttttagtacagatggcgtttcaccatgttggccgagctggtcttgaactcctgacctcaggtgatccacctgcctgggcctcccaaagtgctgggattacaggcatgagccaccttgccccgTCCTCTTCTTCATCTTATAAAGTCACTGGTCTCATCATGGGAGCCCCACCCTGGTGACCTTATCTAATGCTAATTACCTTGaaaaggccccacttccaattctcatcaacatatgaatgtggggtttccaacatatgaaatttgccccaggcatggtggctcacacctgtaatcccagcactttgggaggccaaggcaggtagatcccttgaggtcaggcgttcaagaccagcctgcccaacatgatgaaaccccatctctactaaacatacaaaaattagttgggcgcagtggcacatgcctctaatcctagctaatcaggaggctgaggcaggagaatcacttgaacccaggaggcagaggttacagtgagcggagatcacgccgctgcactacAGCCCGGgtaacataacaagactctgtctcaaaaaaaaaaaaaaaaaaaaaaaaagaaaagtagatacAACTGGGATATGTCATGCACTTTCTTTACCGATATTCAGCCCTCTGAGAGCCTTTGATTTTCCCCTCCCCTAGGCTGCTTCCTCCAGGCCTATGATTCCAAAGGGTATGTGTGTGGGAAGCTCAGGCTGAGTACAGTAACCGGGTGTGTCTGGAAGGCTAATGTCCTGACTACAGGGAAGtggatgggggatgggggatggggggtgggggggacacAGGGTTACAGACCTGTATAGACACAGGGTTATAACCATGAAACAGATTGAGGATCCAGTTGCCTTTGAATCCCAGCGCCACTGCTTCCCAGCTATGGCACCTTAGACAAGTCACTGTTTCCTCATATATAGACTGGGAATGATGATAGGCTCTGCCTAGTGGGGTTGTTATGACATTAAATGAGCAATTGCATACCAAAGTGCTCAGAACAGTTCCTGGCAGAgagtaagggctcaataaattggcaattattattatctccctggccttcccccaccccaggcaAGTGAGACAAGTTTATACCAAcagttcttcctccctttctccctccttccctcctgccttcTGTAACCCTATGTAACTGCCTTCAGAGAACACAATCGAACACAGATCCTTTTAGAAAAGCAGGTTTATTGGTCGGGCTGCTCACCAGGACACAGCAACATGAGAGGTTCCCCAAGCCCACAGAAAACTGCATCTGCCCACAGCTCAAGCCCCTTCAGGCCATCAGCACCAAGGGACCTTGTCCCACAATCCCCAGCCTCCCTCAGCAGAGGGGTCTTCAACCATTCAGAGAAGAcaaccaaaaaggaaaagaaaggaaaaaagaaaaaaaaaaaagcaaagctttgTATTGTATAAAAGGTTTGTGTCCCCAGGCTCCCTCCCCCAATCCCTTAAAACAGTGAGCTGCAGTTCTAAAATGCAGGGCAGAGAAGGTAAGGAGcaggtgggggaaggaggaagccCTCGGGGCCTCCCTTCAGGCTGTGACTGGGGAGAGGGGCTGTTCTTGCTTCTGACAAACCCCGTTTAATGGGGAGGAACAAAGGGACTCCTGTCTTGAGAACCTGGTCTGAACAGAATCAGGCCTCTGGACTGGGAGCAATACTCCCTTCACCCCCAAAGATTCAGGAAAGGCACCCCAAGGACAAGGAAACCAGTGAGGCCTTGGCTAGCTCTGCAGCTTTAGGATTCTAGCTCTAgggaaggatttttttcttttttaaacagcgtcttgctctgttgcctaggatgaagtgcagaggcaccattagagctcactgcagcctcaaactcctgggctctggcgatcctccctcctcagcctcccgagtcgctgggaccacaggcacgtgccaccatgcccagctagggaAGGAGCTTGAGAAGAAACTGGCAGGAGTGAACCAGGAGTGAACTTGGTGGCAGGGCCAGCACCTTGCTCTCCCTCCTAATTCCCAGCCTGCTGCTGCCCCCTTCTGGGACCCTAATTTTCTGGACTTTGAGAAATGGGCTGCCCCTGGGGGCGCCTCCGAGAGCCCATTTGAGGGATCGGGTGGGGCTGACCTCTTTGTCCTCTTTGGATCACCGCCTTCTCACACTGTCCTCCCTCTTGATTCTGAAAAATGGTCCTGCTGCCCATGGAGAACCACAGTAAGATGGACTTCTCATGCAGCTAGTGAGGGGACTTCCCTCTTCACCCATTTCCACCTTCtcctagtttcctttttttttgttttgttgagatagagtctcactctgtcacccaggctggagtgcggtggcgcgatcttggctcacagaaacctccacctcccgggttcaagcaattctccccacctcagcctccaaagtagctgggattacaggtatgcgccaccatcccgggctaatttttgtaattttagtagagatgggtttttgccatgttggccaggctggtctcgaactcccgacctcaggtgatctgcccacctgggcctcccaaagtgctggggttacacgcatgagccaccgagcctggccaacCTTCTCCTATTTTCCCATTCTCCTTTCCAAAGCCATGGCCATGTGCTCCTGTGTACAGGTGCATAAACACATCAGTGTGCCATCCCTCACATGTCGTTCCCCACCCCTCCTTTCCAGGGCTTCTCTTGGCTCCAGCGTTCCTCTGGGTCCCTCTGCAGATACAGCCTGTGCTGGACCTCCAGCCAGGGTGAGGGCTCATTCTGCTCTCTTCCCCACTGCCTCAGTTTCACCCCAAAGCTGCTTTCACATCCTTCCAGTAGGGGGCCTCCCATAGGGGCAAGGATCCCCTTTAGGATTCAATCTTTTCTCTTTGGGCGGTTTTGGCTTTGAGTCCCCCAGGGTCAGGGTGAGAATGAAGAGCTCAGTGAGCGGAATGACAGCAGCTGGGTGGGTGGTGTGAGGAGAGGCTGAGGGGAAGGCAGCCCCCCCAGAGGGGCCTAACTGTGGAATCACTGCAATTTCCTCTGAGATCCCAGCTTGGATAACCAGGACAGGGATCGCCCATTCCCTTCCCATTCCACCCGGACTGTGTCCAAGCGGGGGCTGTCCACTGCGGGGGCTGCCTCCCCATCGGGTCCTAACAGCTCTAAGACTGGGAGGGGAGATCCTGGAGGTGTTGGGGCAGGGCCGTGttttcaatttagaaaaatatcagCCAGTTCGGGGCCGAGAGAGAATGCGACAGAGGAAGTTCGGAAGGAGCGAGGAATGGGGTGGGTGGCGGCGGGGGCGGCTCAGTCGCTGTCGCTCTTGTCCACCAGCACGGCGTCGGACTCCTCGGTGATCTCCAGCAGCGCGTGCGCGTCGGGGCTGCTCCCGCGCCGCAGGTCGCCGGCCTCCCCGAGCTCCGCGCCGCCCTCGTCGTCGTCGTCGGCGCCCACCTCCACCATCTCGGTGGCCTTGAGCACCTCCACCTGGCCCTCGCGGATCTTCTTGACGTGGAAGGTGAAGGGCGGCACCTTGTAGACCGCGGTCTTGGAGCGCGCGTACACCACGTGGTCGGGCGTGAAGGATTTGCGCAGCTTGTCCCGCGACGTCTTCAGCTTCTCGCGCCGCTCGGCGGGCACCAGGCGCGTGCCCAGCTTGTTCATGCGCTTCTCCAGGGTGTGCCGCGTCTTCTCCAGGTTTTCTTTGGTCTTGAGGCGCGTCTTCTCCAGGTTCTCGCGGGTACGCACCTTGGTCTTCTCCATCTTCTCCTTGGAGAAGGCCTTCTTGAAGTCGTCCACGCGCCGCAGGCCACTGCGCTTGATGCGCTCAGCGCGCGACTCCTCGATAACCTCCTCAACCTCCACCGCCTCGTCCGATGACAGCTCCAGGGCTGCTGCGTCCTCCTCGGGCCGATCGCCCTCGCCCAGCTCCTCGCCCTCCTTCTCTGGCAGCGCCTCCGACTCTTTCAGCGATTTGCTGATGCTCACTTTGGCCGGCAGCTTAACTTCATCCtaagggaagaggagaagggacatgagaggggtgggaggagggagacgtGAGCGAGCCTGAGTCTGGGTGGTGGCGATCCTGGAGAGAGGGGAGCACGGGACACGCGTAGTCCGCAGGAAACTGGCGGGCGCTCAATACATGTGTGTAGGCTCACCCATGTAACATTAGcgctttgggagacggaggcaggaggatcgcttgaatccaggagttcgagaccagcctgggc is from Macaca thibetana thibetana isolate TM-01 chromosome 16, ASM2454274v1, whole genome shotgun sequence and encodes:
- the CAVIN1 gene encoding caveolae-associated protein 1; the protein is MSDQTTEFGRGAGELTDPPPGSSGRCPGAHGRGSSFLCSRLSPACSPPFRSCFSPGLPLQLQLHPAGHARLRVAMEDPTLYIVERPLPGYPDAEAPELSSAGAQAAEEPSGAVSEELIKSDQVNGVLVLSLLDKIIGAVDQIQLTQAQLEERQAEMEGAVQSIQGELSKLGKAHATTSNTVSKLLEKVRKVSVNVKTVRGSLERQAGQIKKLEVNEAELLRRRNFKVMIYQDEVKLPAKVSISKSLKESEALPEKEGEELGEGDRPEEDAAALELSSDEAVEVEEVIEESRAERIKRSGLRRVDDFKKAFSKEKMEKTKVRTRENLEKTRLKTKENLEKTRHTLEKRMNKLGTRLVPAERREKLKTSRDKLRKSFTPDHVVYARSKTAVYKVPPFTFHVKKIREGQVEVLKATEMVEVGADDDDEGGAELGEAGDLRRGSSPDAHALLEITEESDAVLVDKSDSD